The Solibacillus sp. FSL R7-0668 genome includes the window GAAACCTAAAAATCCTTTTTTACCTTCTTGTAAAACTTCCACATCAACTTGTTCACGACTATGGCCAAGCTTTTGTAACGCTAATGAGATCGCTTCTTCTACTGTTGCGCCTATTTGCGTAGTTTGTTTCACTTATTTCGCCCCTTTGTCAGTAGCATCCGGTTTATTTTTATTCCAAGGTTTATAAATTGCAAGGTTTTGTAATACAGAAATGATGTTACCTACTACCCAGTATAATGAAAGTGCTGCCGGTAAGATAATACCGAAACCAACGATCATTAATGGCATAATGTACATCATAATTTTCATTTGTGGGTTATCTACAGCTGGACCCGTCATTAGCACAACATACTGAATTAGACCCGCAATAACGGCAAATACAATACTTGGTTCTGCTAATGGAACCGATAAAAATGAACCTAACTCAAATGCAGGTGTCGCATTCATACGGCTAATTGCATGATAGAAACCAATTAAAATTGGCATTTGGATAAAAATTGGTAAACATCCAGCTAGTGGGTTAACCCCAGAAGTTTGCATTAACTGCATCATTTCTTGCTGGTATTTTTGTTGTGTAACCGCGTCTTTAGAGCTATATTTTGCTTGTAACTCTTTTAACTTCGGTTGAATTTCTTGCATTTTTTTAGAGCTTTTAACTTGCTTGATCGTCAAAGGTAAAATGATTAAACGAATAATAATTGTTACAATAATAATTGCAAACGCATAATTCGCTACATTGCCTTCAAACATATCTGCAAATAGTTTGATAAATGATACTAGTGGCCAAACGATGTATTCATTCCAAAAGCCTTCACTTTTAGATGAAATCGGTTGGTCAAACTCTGTACAGCCTGATAACAGTAAAGCAACTGATACAAGCGACAGCATTATCCAAAGATTTTTCTTCAATCTTCTTCCTCCTAAAGCAAAACTATTCAGTTAATATGACACCAGTTTATCATGTGCGCCTATTTGTACACTACTAATTGTTTCGATAATTTAAAAATTAATCCCTTTTTATTTCAAACTATTGAATTGTTTATTTAAAAAATATTGCCTATTAGAAAAACAGATTCCGCGCCATATAGCGTGAAATCTTGTTTTTGCATTATTGCTTTGGTGAACCTTTATACACTCTTGCAACTTTCAAAACATGCTGCAAGCTTTTTTTAGTTTCATGAAAATCTAACATGGCCGCCTGCGTTCTGGCGATAATAACATAATCGTAATCTTGTTTTACTTCATCTTTCATTTCCAGAAAAGCTTGGCGAATATAACGCTTCACTTGAACACGTGTGACTGCGTTTCCTACTTTTTTGCTCACTGATAAGCCAATACGAAACGCCTGTTGGTCCTGCTGCTTTAAGCAATACACGACAAATTGGCGATTCGCAAATGACTTACCTTTTTTAAACACCTTTTGAAAATCTTCATTTTTCTTAATGCGTTGGCGTTTATTCATTATCCATTCACCTGCTCCATCTAATCATT containing:
- the rnpA gene encoding ribonuclease P protein component — protein: MNKRQRIKKNEDFQKVFKKGKSFANRQFVVYCLKQQDQQAFRIGLSVSKKVGNAVTRVQVKRYIRQAFLEMKDEVKQDYDYVIIARTQAAMLDFHETKKSLQHVLKVARVYKGSPKQ
- the yidC gene encoding membrane protein insertase YidC encodes the protein MKKNLWIMLSLVSVALLLSGCTEFDQPISSKSEGFWNEYIVWPLVSFIKLFADMFEGNVANYAFAIIIVTIIIRLIILPLTIKQVKSSKKMQEIQPKLKELQAKYSSKDAVTQQKYQQEMMQLMQTSGVNPLAGCLPIFIQMPILIGFYHAISRMNATPAFELGSFLSVPLAEPSIVFAVIAGLIQYVVLMTGPAVDNPQMKIMMYIMPLMIVGFGIILPAALSLYWVVGNIISVLQNLAIYKPWNKNKPDATDKGAK